In Phycisphaerales bacterium, the sequence CGGCCTGCTCATACGCCAATAACATCGGATCATTCGGTGTCGACGTCGGCGGTGGTGTGGTAATCACAAAGTGCAACCGATCCACACCATACCCGCGGCGCTCAAACAAACCACGAAGTCGATCGATCATCGCCACAGTGTTGTCCGCAAACGCAGCCCCGGAGTTCCCAGGAACAACGCCCGCAGGTCCAACCGATCGACTCGGCTCGTGAAGATCGTTATACCCTTCACAGATTCGCACCACGATCTCGCCCGTCCGATTCGCCCGAACAATGTGGTCGAAGTACAAACCGAGCATGTCGTCCTTCATGGTTCTCAGCGCCACCGCAACGCCACGAGAGGACACCCCACCGCTGTAGCACAGCGTGCTCACCGATGTCCCGCGTCGGAGCGTCCGATCCTCGACACGGACATAATAAAATATCGCCGGCGAAACCAACGGCGACTGATTGTTGTACAGATAAAACCCCAACTCGTCGTCACGCGCCCCGGATTCCGACGACTCGGCATCCAACCATCCGATGTGCGCCCCCCATGCGCCGAGAGTCTGGATCGGATCAGATCGTGCAATCACGTCATATGGTGGCACGTCCCGACGGATCGTTGGACAAAACCGACCCGAACCATACGGATACGTGCCGTACGAGTACCAGAATCGAAGCCGCGAATCATGGTGAAGTGCTGATCCCGACGACACCGTCATCCCTGGACCTGGAAGAGATCCGATCCGACCCTTGAACACCTCCAGCGAGTTCGCGTAGTGATATTCACGCTCCACATGCAGATATCGCTGCAAAGCCTCAGGGCCTACTTGATATCGAACATTGCGCCGACCAGTCGTCCAGAGGACCCTCGCACCATACCCCGATCCGGAACCGTTTCCTTGGTTCTCCCCCACCGAGAACAGACCCGTCGCGAACTGCCCATATCGCTCCGATAATACCGCCGCGTACCCCTCGTCCCAACCGTGCCCACCCAGCACCTGGTTCGAGTCCCCGATCATCACCACATCAACACGACGTGCCGACGCCACGGAAAAATCAAACGGCTCTCCCCCGCGCGAAAGTCCGCATACCACACCCAGGATCACACACAAGACAGCGTACCGCATGCCTCACTGTACGGTTCTCATCCCGAGCGGTTGACCCCATCCATTCCATTCACGAATCATGACTTCTCGCGTTCAAACCATGACCGTCGGATCCTGCCATACCACTCACACAACCCCGCCCCGCCCCCGCCGCAGGATCACCATCCCGCCCAACCCAAGCAACGCCAGCGACCCTGGTGACGGTGCTACCGCGAACGACGCTCCCGTCATCGCGATCGTGTACGCCCCGCCCGTTCCCGCCGTCGTCGTCGACCAACTCGTGATCACCGAGTTCTTCCCAGGGCCGTCCGGTTGCCGGATCGTGTTGTACGGCGTATCCCTCCACAAACTCCGACCGTTCGAGTCCCGCGGGTCCCGGTTGTACCGCGTGATTGCGAGCAGGTACGTCCCCAGGCTTGGCACATAGGCGCCATCAACTCGCGACTGGAGCGACCCGCCGCCCGTCGGATCGTCGTCGTTCATCACCACGCCGTGCCCGTCCGTCGTGAACAGGTACAACTGTGTGTCCTGCGACGTGCTCGTCACCATCGCCGTGAACAGCGACGTGTTGGTAATCGTGATGCGGAACATGTCCACGTCCGACCGATCCGTCAGCATCCCCTCGATCGAGTCGAGCGACCCAACGCCGATCGTCATCTGGTCCAACGAAGGCAACGCGCCCGCATCCGACGATTCCACCCAAATCGAACCGCGAGCACCGGCTACCAGCGCCAGCCCCATCACACCCGCCATCACACGCGCTCGCGTCGACATGTTCCACTCCCCCTTCAACCCGCCGACAACCGCCCCAGCCGCCCCGGCACACATCCGGACCCCGGCACGAACAGCCCTCGGCACGGGGAATCTCCGATTCAACCGCGCACCATGCAACCGTTTCATCTCCAAGCCCTGCCGCCTGTGCGCTCTGCAACGCCTGCAACGACCACCACACGTCCCAACAAGCAGACCCCCAACCCCATCTCGTGGCATAGGGGTCTCACCTGTGCCTCCTCTTCTACCTTCACACTCTTCAAGCATGTCCAACCTACACCAACGCCCGAGAATCCGTACGATCACTGCACTCAAACCCACACGCCGCGCCCCACCGGAGCCGCCATGTCCGCCAGCAAGACCGCCACGTCCGAATCCATCGCCCCGACCGCCTCACTCCCCAAAGGCAACGCCGTCATCGGCCAGTCCGGCGGCCCCACCGCCGTGATCAACCAGTCCCTCGTCGGCGTCGTCGAGTCCCTCTGCGCTGGACTCCATGCCGCCGGCATCGTCCCCAAGATCCTCGGCATGCGCCATGGCGTCCGCGGCCTCACCAAGTCCGACTTCCACGACCTCACAACCGCCCACCAGGACCGCCTCGACCGCCTCGCCCTCTCCCCCAGCGCCGCCCTGGGCAGCACCCGCGATAAACCCGACGCCGCCTACTGCGAACAAATCCTCGACGCCTGCAAAGCCAACAACATCCGCTACTTCTTCTACATCGGTGGCAACGACTCCTGCGACACCTGCCGCATCGTCCGCGAGATGGCCGTCCACTCCAACTACGACCTCCGATGCTTCCACGTCCCGAAAACCGTGGACAACGATCTCGTCGAGAACGACCACACCCCCGGCTTCCCCTCCGCCGCCCGCTTCGTCGCCATGGCCTGCATGGCCGACTTCATGGACAACATCTCGCTCCCCGGCATCAAGATCAACGTCATCATGGGACGCCACGCCGGATTCCTTACCGCCGCCAGCGCCCTCGCCCGACGCCATGACCGCGACGAATACCTCGAGGGCGCCAGCACCGATGGCCCCCAACTCATCTACCTCCCCGAGGTCCCCTTCGACATGGACCGCTTCGTCGCCGATGTCGATGCCGTCTATTCCAAGAAGGGCCGTTGCCACATCGCCGTCAGCGAGGGCATCCAGGACAAGGACCACAACCCCATCGCCGCCACACTCATCAAGAACGCCCAGGTCGACGCCCACGGCAACGCCCAACTCTCCGGCAGCGGTGCCCTCGGCGATCAACTGGGCGATTACCTCAAAGACAAACTCACACCCGCCGGCGGCAAACCCCCACGTGTCCGCGCCGACACCTTCGGATACGTCCAGCGATGCTGGCCGGACCCAAGCCCCATCGACCGCATCGAGGCCCGCCGCGTCGGCCAGTTCGCCGCCCAACTCGCCCTCGCCGGCATCCACGACGCCAGCATCGCCATCGCTCGAACCTCCTCAGGCTCCACCGTCTTCGGCGGGAGCGAGCCCTACGTCAGCGAGTTCAAACGTGTCGAACTCTCCGCCGTCGCCGCCAAGACCAGACACCTCCCCAAAGAGTTCATCAACGGGCACAACAACGTCTCACGAAAGTTTATCGAATACTGCCTCCCCCTCGTCGGCCCACTCCCAGGCTTCGAACGTCTCTGATCACACTCGTCTCGCATGTCCACCGCCACTCTTCAGCGAAACACACTGGTCGGACTTGCCGCCAG encodes:
- a CDS encoding DVUA0089 family protein, with the translated sequence MSTRARVMAGVMGLALVAGARGSIWVESSDAGALPSLDQMTIGVGSLDSIEGMLTDRSDVDMFRITITNTSLFTAMVTSTSQDTQLYLFTTDGHGVVMNDDDPTGGGSLQSRVDGAYVPSLGTYLLAITRYNRDPRDSNGRSLWRDTPYNTIRQPDGPGKNSVITSWSTTTAGTGGAYTIAMTGASFAVAPSPGSLALLGLGGMVILRRGRGGVV
- a CDS encoding diphosphate--fructose-6-phosphate 1-phosphotransferase — protein: MSASKTATSESIAPTASLPKGNAVIGQSGGPTAVINQSLVGVVESLCAGLHAAGIVPKILGMRHGVRGLTKSDFHDLTTAHQDRLDRLALSPSAALGSTRDKPDAAYCEQILDACKANNIRYFFYIGGNDSCDTCRIVREMAVHSNYDLRCFHVPKTVDNDLVENDHTPGFPSAARFVAMACMADFMDNISLPGIKINVIMGRHAGFLTAASALARRHDRDEYLEGASTDGPQLIYLPEVPFDMDRFVADVDAVYSKKGRCHIAVSEGIQDKDHNPIAATLIKNAQVDAHGNAQLSGSGALGDQLGDYLKDKLTPAGGKPPRVRADTFGYVQRCWPDPSPIDRIEARRVGQFAAQLALAGIHDASIAIARTSSGSTVFGGSEPYVSEFKRVELSAVAAKTRHLPKEFINGHNNVSRKFIEYCLPLVGPLPGFERL